In Rosa chinensis cultivar Old Blush chromosome 1, RchiOBHm-V2, whole genome shotgun sequence, a genomic segment contains:
- the LOC112165303 gene encoding two-component response regulator ARR2, giving the protein MFEHAVVSADDREHVILKALKLGAAQYIVKPVCFDDVKNLWKFVVNADRSHKEISFVEEIESGGEQSSETSTSDEDTNGDHEKKNSKRRKSTKEGNAPKKAKLIWTQELQARFLESVHFIGLERAVPKTILEVMNVEGLTRENVASHLQKYRQFLRRVAVKISVSKSNIGNKSQTSSSTFGQSQTSIFQQQPISGQNLSINLIASSLGRPLFHANHHEASTTSVPPFGNTSHLYQPNSLSHFQMPQPAFMGYPGSFQPANYSSVNGSGFQTNNVQSNWSSANGLQAQTSPLTNHLYGNYNNDGMSTGFQFGSWNGTMGFLNDSNSLITNNYYGGLPMSGAASVGLAGFNSNQNPNLMVVKYGWASSTSGLDTNFFGSVLNDIDQSELHQEMNNTSPTGNLMFGNNKFSGVEDASSVGFGGITTVEAAASSSNVVDVSPNQNQTGEYFDELHDILFNDTNLQSVNQEEGKEVVNLYETNANAVQENASLLKESNGQQNFNRELNEELEFDWLDLLDATAILDNVSLDEEWKKFMDSILNH; this is encoded by the exons ATGTTTGAACATGCAGTGGTTTCGGCCGACGATAGAGAGCATGTCATATTAAAGGCTCTCAAGCTTGGTGCTGCACAGTATATAGTCAAACCAGTTTGCTTTGATGATGTGAAAAACCTATggaaatttgttgtcaatgcCGATAGATCACATaaagaaatttcttttgttgagGAAATCGAAAGTGGTGGCGAACAATCAAGTGAGACAAGTACATCTGACGAGGATACAAATGGTGATCATGAGAAAAAGAATTCCAAGAGAAGAAAATCAACAAAGGAAGGCAATGCTCCAAAAAAGGCAAAGTTGATATGGACGCAAGAGCTCCAGGCTCGGTTTCTGGAATCTGTTCATTTTATAGGCCTGGAAA GGGCTGTTCCGAAAACAATTCTTGAGGTCATGAACGTTGAAGGCCTGACTAGAGAAAACGTGGCGAGCCATTTGCAG aAGTATAGACAATTTTTAAGGAGAGTTGCAGTAAAGATTTCAGTAAGTAAATCGAATATTGGTAACAAGTCCCAGACGTCAAGCTCTACATTCGGGCAAAGCCAAACTTCGATATTCCAGCAGCAGCCCATTTCTGGACAGAATCTCTCCATAAATCTTATTGCTTCAAGCCTCGGACGTCCCCTTTTTCATGCCAATCACCACGAAGCATCAACCACTTCCGTGCCTCCATTCGGAAACACATCACACTTATATCAACCGAATTCTCTATCACATTTCCAGATGCCGCAACCTGCTTTCATGGGGTACCCAGGGTCTTTCCAACCAGCCAATTACTCATCAGTTAATGGGAGTGGATTTCAGACAAACAATGTTCAAAGCAATTGGTCAAGTGCTAATGGACTCCAAGCTCAAACAAGTCCACTGACCAACCACCTATATGGCAATTACAATAACGATGGCATGAGTACAGGGTTTCAGTTTGGTTCATGGAATGGAACTATGGGATTTCTGAATGATTCTAATAGTCTCATCACCAACAACTACTATGGTGGACTCCCAATGAGTGGTGCTGCTTCTGTAGGGCTAGCTGGATTTAACTcgaatcaaaaccctaatttgatgGTGGTGAAATACGGCTGGGCTTCATCAACTAGTGGACTCGATACTAATTTTTTTGGATCGGTTCTGAATGATATTGATCAAAGTGAGCTTCATCAAGAAATGAACAATACTTCACCAACGGGTAATTTGATGTTCGGTAACAATAAATTTTCAGGCGTGGAGGATGCTTCATCAGTTGGTTTTGGTGGTATTACAACTGTGGAAGCTGCGGCTTCTAGCTCTAATGTTGTAGACGTATCACCAAATCAGAATCAAACCGGCGAGTACTTTGATGAACTTCATGATATCTTATTCAACGATACCAATTTGCAATCTGTCAACCAg gaagaaggaaaagaagtggTCAATTTGTATGAGACTAATGCAAATGCGGTTCAAGAAAATGCTTCCTTGCTCAAAGAATC